The Methylobacterium currus genome contains a region encoding:
- the crcB gene encoding fluoride efflux transporter CrcB, which translates to MSYLVVFLGAGLGGALRHGVNLWAARAGSSFPFGTMLINIAGSVMMGVLTGWFAARGGGPQALRLFLTTGILGGFTTFSTFSLEAFLLWERGAHAAALAYVAVSVAAGIAGVAVSLLVLRQLA; encoded by the coding sequence GTGAGCTACCTGGTGGTCTTTCTCGGCGCCGGCCTCGGCGGGGCGCTGCGCCACGGCGTCAATCTCTGGGCGGCGCGGGCGGGCAGCAGCTTCCCGTTCGGCACGATGCTGATCAACATCGCCGGCTCGGTCATGATGGGGGTGCTCACCGGCTGGTTCGCCGCCCGGGGCGGGGGGCCGCAGGCCCTGCGGCTCTTCCTCACCACCGGCATCCTCGGCGGCTTCACCACCTTCTCGACCTTCTCGCTCGAGGCCTTCCTGCTCTGGGAGCGTGGCGCGCACGCGGCGGCGCTGGCCTATGTCGCGGTCTCGGTGGCGGCCGGCATCGCGGGCGTCGCGGTGAGCCTCCTGGTGCTGCGCCAGCTCGCGTGA
- a CDS encoding SelT/SelW/SelH family protein: MSDTVPRPEAEKPRIAITYCTQCNWLLRAGWMAQELLSTFRDALGEVALIPGTGGAFAITCGDALIWERKRDGGFPDIKTLKQRVRDRIEPGRDLGHIDRA, translated from the coding sequence ATGAGCGACACCGTCCCCCGTCCAGAGGCCGAGAAGCCCCGCATCGCCATCACCTACTGCACCCAGTGCAACTGGCTGCTGCGGGCCGGCTGGATGGCGCAGGAGCTGCTCTCCACGTTCCGCGACGCCCTCGGAGAGGTGGCGCTGATCCCCGGGACCGGCGGCGCCTTCGCGATCACCTGCGGCGATGCCCTGATCTGGGAGCGCAAGCGCGACGGGGGATTTCCCGACATCAAGACCCTCAAACAGCGGGTGCGTGACCGGATCGAGCCCGGCCGCGACCTCGGCCACATCGACAGGGCCTGA
- a CDS encoding sensor histidine kinase, giving the protein MIRRRLNALRRDGLSTQVYLVALAIALIGPGLIFTAVLLGRYAALERVRFQQDARESVRGIALSIDRDMAGLVSVLQTLSASPRLRQAGFGQDTLGGFETQARAVTETTGLRLSLRRRDGTQLVNTALPPGAPLPQDPHPEDAAVLATKQPVIGGVRAGAPGQPPTYDVAVPVTIDGAPAYVLSVTVPVDRLHQILVQDLAPGWTTAVVDRSGLLLARSEDHASLAGQPMQAALRGHPTGAADIWEGIDRRRRPVLYVETTAKAAGWTVGASIPRQQVEAPLRTWVLAFGGFGLLALAVSSALAVTLWARVAEPLRQLAAAGGALAAGQPVPRVSTPIREIRQLADTLADASQSLRRRIAERDQALAEQSRSLAALRESEARFRHMADSAPALIWMTDDAGEVVFVNLHYDYLFGRSTETLSGGRWREIVHPDDLPGFEAAFESAFAARTPFRHATRVIDRHGATRWILCEGVARLDDHGRFLGYTGCNVDITEAKDAETALREGEERLRLALAAGRLGTWEIDLASGQHRLSARSAEIFGQAPLSREAWTRTVHPEDRARIEAALAALLAGEAEYRTEFRIRTDGSPLRWVSAQAIVQRDAGGRARRVIGIHQEVTERKRAEEHLRLLVHELNHRVKNTLATVQSIAMQSLRGLDGVQAASAKTAFEARLIALARVHDVLTRESWEGAELAEVVKDALAPLDGPGAPSRFAVGGPSLRLPPRIALSIAMALHELATNAVKYGALSVPAGQVALSWSVADGCLSLRWQERGGPPVVPPTRTGFGSRLIELSLARELDGTVSLNFPREGVVCTIVAPLAEPGGIRPEQRAESGAAPARRRAAGQP; this is encoded by the coding sequence ATGATCCGCCGCCGGCTCAACGCCCTGCGGCGGGACGGGCTGTCGACGCAGGTCTACCTCGTCGCCCTGGCGATCGCCCTGATCGGGCCGGGCCTGATCTTCACCGCCGTGCTGCTCGGCCGCTACGCCGCCCTGGAGCGGGTCCGCTTCCAGCAGGATGCCCGCGAGAGCGTGCGCGGCATCGCGCTCAGCATCGACCGGGACATGGCCGGGCTGGTCTCGGTGCTGCAGACCCTCTCGGCCTCGCCGCGCTTGCGTCAGGCCGGATTTGGTCAGGACACCCTCGGCGGGTTCGAGACCCAGGCCCGGGCCGTGACGGAGACGACGGGCCTTCGCCTCTCGCTGCGCCGGCGGGACGGGACCCAGCTCGTCAACACCGCCCTGCCCCCCGGCGCGCCGCTGCCGCAGGACCCGCATCCCGAGGATGCCGCGGTGCTGGCGACGAAGCAGCCGGTGATCGGCGGCGTCCGCGCCGGCGCGCCCGGGCAGCCGCCGACCTACGACGTGGCGGTGCCGGTGACGATCGACGGGGCGCCGGCCTACGTGCTCAGCGTCACGGTGCCGGTGGACCGGCTTCACCAGATCCTGGTCCAGGACCTCGCGCCGGGCTGGACCACCGCGGTCGTCGACCGCAGCGGCCTCCTGCTCGCCCGCTCGGAGGACCATGCCAGCCTCGCCGGCCAGCCGATGCAGGCGGCGTTGCGCGGCCACCCGACCGGCGCCGCGGACATCTGGGAGGGGATCGACCGGCGCCGGCGGCCGGTCCTCTACGTCGAGACCACCGCGAAGGCGGCGGGCTGGACCGTGGGCGCCAGCATCCCCCGGCAGCAGGTCGAGGCGCCCCTGCGCACCTGGGTCCTGGCCTTCGGGGGGTTCGGGCTCCTGGCGCTGGCGGTGTCGTCGGCGCTCGCGGTGACGCTGTGGGCGCGGGTCGCCGAGCCCCTGCGCCAGCTCGCCGCGGCGGGCGGGGCGCTCGCCGCCGGCCAGCCGGTGCCGCGGGTCTCGACGCCGATCCGCGAGATCCGCCAGCTCGCCGACACCCTGGCCGACGCCTCGCAGAGCCTGCGCCGGCGCATCGCCGAGCGCGACCAGGCGCTGGCCGAGCAGAGCCGCAGCCTCGCCGCCCTGCGCGAGAGCGAGGCGCGCTTCCGCCACATGGCCGATTCCGCCCCGGCCCTGATCTGGATGACCGACGACGCGGGCGAGGTCGTCTTCGTCAACCTCCACTACGACTACCTGTTCGGCCGCTCGACCGAGACGCTGAGCGGGGGCCGCTGGCGCGAGATCGTCCATCCGGACGACCTGCCCGGCTTCGAGGCGGCGTTCGAGAGCGCCTTCGCCGCGCGCACGCCGTTCCGCCACGCGACACGGGTGATCGACCGGCACGGGGCGACGCGCTGGATCCTGTGCGAGGGCGTCGCCCGCCTCGACGATCACGGCCGCTTCCTCGGCTATACCGGCTGCAACGTCGACATCACCGAGGCCAAGGACGCCGAGACCGCCCTGCGCGAGGGCGAGGAGCGCCTGCGGCTGGCGCTGGCCGCCGGGCGGCTCGGCACCTGGGAGATCGACCTCGCCTCCGGGCAGCACCGCCTCTCGGCCCGCTCGGCCGAGATCTTCGGGCAAGCCCCCCTCTCGCGCGAGGCCTGGACCCGCACCGTGCATCCGGAGGACCGGGCCCGGATCGAGGCGGCGCTCGCCGCCCTGCTCGCGGGCGAGGCCGAGTACCGCACCGAGTTCCGGATCCGGACGGACGGATCGCCGCTGCGCTGGGTCAGCGCCCAGGCGATCGTGCAGCGCGATGCCGGCGGCCGGGCGCGGCGGGTGATCGGCATCCACCAGGAGGTGACCGAGCGCAAGCGGGCCGAGGAGCACCTGCGCCTGCTGGTCCACGAGCTGAACCACCGGGTGAAGAACACGCTGGCCACCGTGCAGTCGATCGCGATGCAGAGCCTGCGCGGCCTCGACGGAGTACAGGCCGCCAGCGCCAAAACGGCTTTCGAGGCGCGGCTGATCGCGCTCGCGCGCGTCCACGACGTGCTCACCCGCGAGAGCTGGGAGGGAGCGGAGCTGGCCGAGGTGGTGAAGGACGCCCTCGCCCCCCTCGACGGGCCGGGCGCGCCCTCGCGCTTCGCGGTCGGCGGGCCCTCCTTACGCCTGCCGCCCCGCATCGCCCTCTCCATCGCCATGGCTTTGCACGAGCTCGCCACCAACGCGGTCAAGTACGGCGCCCTCTCGGTGCCGGCGGGCCAGGTCGCCCTGTCGTGGAGCGTCGCCGACGGGTGCCTCTCGCTGCGCTGGCAGGAGCGCGGCGGGCCGCCGGTCGTCCCCCCGACCCGCACCGGCTTCGGCTCCCGCCTGATCGAGCTCAGCCTCGCCCGCGAGCTCGACGGCACGGTGAGCCTGAACTTCCCGCGCGAGGGCGTGGTCTGCACCATCGTGGCGCCGCTCGCCGAGCCGGGCGGGATCCGTCCGGAGCAGCGGGCGGAGAGCGGTGCCGCCCCGGCCCGGCGCCGGGCGGCAGGGCAGCCGTGA